The Glycine soja cultivar W05 chromosome 9, ASM419377v2, whole genome shotgun sequence sequence CCCTTCCATTGTCTTCGTCGCGAAAGTGACCTCCGGCGCCACCTCGAACACCTCTACCGTGACCGCTTGCCTCTTCTTCCTCCCCTTCGTCGCACCCTTCAGCCGGATCTTGAAGTCCTTGACCTTCGCCACGCGGAACCTCAGCCCCCATGTCGCCACCGCAATCTTCGCCACAATCACCGCCGTGGAGCACTTCAGCGTGAACATCGTCGTTGTCTTCCTCTTGCTCTCGAACATCCTTGAGAGGTTGAACCTAGAAGACATGGACGAAATAAACTCAAACGCGTTGAAGAACTTAGGCatcttgaaattgttttcttcctCCGTAATCGTAAGGGCCTCTTGTTTCTCCAACTGACACAAGTCTGGagcaaaaaatgaagaaaagccCTTCCAGAACCACGACATGCGAGTTATGGCCGAAATCGTGGTTCTCTTGGCGGGATCCGCCACTACAATCTTGGAGATTAGCTTCTTTGACTCAGGCAAAAACCACGGTGGAAACTCAAACTCAACTCTGAGAACTTTGTTATACATGGTCATGAGATTCTCGTGTTGGCCAGAGGTGTTCAAGGTGGCGCCGGAGGTCACTTTCGCGATGAAGACAATGGGTCTGAAGCTTACACCGAAGGGGAGGGCTCCTTTTACAACCGGTACTTCCTCCGCCGCCATAACTAGAACCGTCGTCGCTGGAGATCTAGCCTCTTCGACATCACCACAGGTAGAGGGGGAGGGGGGAGGGAAGAACAATTACCGTAGGAGCAACCTCTCAATCCGGTTGCCATCATCAAATCCAatccattcaatttttttattattaaatcataCAGACCCGAATGACTGTTACCTTTTTTTGTAAACTTGTGTAGGATGCGAAAGAAGTTTCACTTTCGCACCCTAGACATCGTCTCccaacacatgttcattctaaccccaattgtgataaattcatcccttacctctgagcagGCTCACATGTGTATTCTGGCAgtgatagcagcatctctagtaGCTTTCTAAGatttctcaagtttttcctctagTTGCTCTAATAGGGTTTCCAAACGTTAGAGCgaaagagaagggattgaagcctccattttacTGTCCCCGTGCGATGGACATTTCTCTCTCTATAGATATTATTcataaatcccaacggtgaaggtgTGAAAACTTAAATCGCAAACttgatgtttaaatttcacgatgatccaatggttaacgagtcTGAGATTGTAGTTTTAGTGGAATAGGTTTGGGTGTAtgaggaaaaaagaaagttacGATGTGAAGGGCATGTCTCTCAGGTCAgacattatttcaaaaattccaacggtgagaatgtttaaaaatgagtttcaaatttggtgctcaaatttcacaacgatccaacggCTAACAGATCCGGGATCGTCATTTTATGAAACAGGCTTGGGTGTatgcaaaaaaatagaagattttgggagaggaagaagggaaaacgaaattgagaggaagaagaagcatagAGACGTATCGCAAGTCTGAAAATTGACCTaacatgtctctatttataattagggTACTCcaagcctattatttactctatttttctttctttttattaatttataaacaagaattctattttatttcctatcaaatgaataaataaaatatcttttttattttgtttcaaaccattattttaattaataaaattatgttttcttatttatttaattataaaagcctcatcatttttttaaaactatttatttttaaataattttttttaatttattttaaaaaaatgggatgttataAACTGGGGTAGACTCTTTAGTTATAAGCATCTTATATATGGATAATGCTGTTTTATGACTTCAGTCAACATCTAAGCTAGTTGATTCTCCCTTTGAGCTGAGATGGCACTTTAAACATATTGAACCTCAAACCCAATTTAGAACACTAGGTGTTAGTTACCACATTGGctagttgaaaaatattttaaagttggTATAAAGAATAATATGGAACTTTTGCCATGCAGTTAGTGCATCACAACTTTTCATACATAGTCAAAGGTCATAAGTAAAATAGGAAAAGACAGAAATTTTGCtctataatttttaacattttcactTTAATCTAAACTATATATACGGAgattaaatgataagaatataTAGAACTCAATCAATATTATTACctataacataatttttaatttgattttagtccaaaccataaaaaaaataaagtgcaaAAATAGACAAATACTTCAAGAAAGTGTTAAAGTACAGGAAAAAAAGTCAAGTACAATTTATCCTAAAAATTGTGTTGTTTTGTATGTTAAAGTTCTATGTACAATGAACATAAAGTAAGACAACCAAACGTGCATTATACATAAATTCTAAGAAGATATTATACTTTCATTTCCCATTCAGAATAGCGAGCATACTTTCTAACTTCaacaaatataaaagttaagtgGGGCAAGTTATCTCTTGCTATGTAAATGCTAAGAAGTTATTATACTTTCAATTCCCCTACAGGATAGCGAGCATACATTCCAACTTCAACACACATAAAAGTTAAGTGGGCAAGTCATCTTTTTCTATGTTTATATGTAGATTTCACACCCCTTAAAAAAACCATTGAGTTAgtgactaaattttataataaaaagttttttttttcttattaatcatGAGGTTACAAAAATTTTAGTGGGATGACAAAATAGGTTAGATCTGACATATTATTTCATTCATCAATCTACTTAAAAATGACAAGTCAAGATCTTGTCACCCGTTCCATCCAAACTACTAACTTAACGAGCAAAATAGGTTGGCCCACCAAAtcactaaattttttaagaaaaataaatatgtaaatcTTATTAAGTATTTATTGTTTTGGCTTAGTGTTTTCACTCCAATATCTATCCGGTCTTGCAATTAGAATTAATATGGTTGGCAAttaccattaatttttttgtcaagtTTTAGTGttcttcaaaaatcaaaatacacatttattattattgctaGTGTATTTTATAAACTCAATTCTTTTGATACTATTAgaaaaatttatattcaaatcaaatttaggctaaattattaatataatttaggtCCTTTAATTAAATTTGCAATTTGAAtaagttttgtaaaaaaaactttaactttctcttttattttatttttttcatttttggcgAGTCAACCTGTCCAGCATGTTTTTAACAGGGGTTAGGGGAAGAACAAGTCAAAATAGGTCAGATTAGTCCTCTTTATCATCTCTAATTAACAAtagagaatataaaaatatagtaaaatcatgaaatgactaGAATTTCAACAGTTAATTATTAATCGAAGTCTATAATTATCCCTTAGAGTATATTTCCTTCAGTTTTAGAGAAGTCATTAAAAAATTCGCAACTCAATTTGTTATAagctcttttttatatattattattcaatcaatttCTTATAAGTTATCATATGAATAAAATTGACCTACAGTTAATGGATATTTCTTGCATTTTGACCTTGTTAAATCAATGGCCAGAAGAAAGTACAGTGGATGAATACGCTGAATATGTGTATATCCTTTTACCTTTCGTTAATGGAAAGCCCATTAAGATTAAGGTTACTGAGCAATGTTGGAAACTCTGAAGTTGAAATTCTGTTATGCTTTTAAGATGAACAAAAGTTAGTTACACTTTTTTAGTAATTTCTGATACCCCACTTTGCAAGATGCAGTGTCAGGCAAATGGGACAAgatttttaattctaatatatattttctcttttcggAAAGGAAGATTCGGCTATCTAtctatattcatatttattactCCTGTGGGTGGCTAATGATATTTCTTCCGAATCCAATATAAGAATAATTGCAGATCTTTTACTTGTGAATTTATGCGAGTATCTTTATCTAACATTTTATTATCACACTATAGATGGCAACAACAATATTCTACAATTTCAAGATGATGATGAATAAGTATTTAGTAATAGTTTTGGGCCTGTTTTGAACCTCTATTTGTGACTCATTCAAGTTCGGTTGCTTAGCTTTCATCTTTCTTCTGATTCTCttgcattttgttttaaatgcaCTTGAAGATAACATTAGACAAAATTATCTATTTGTTTATCGAGCTTTGTTGTTTTCGGTGTTCTGTACTTCGGTTGTGTCAATTGATAATTGTTTCATTCATTATAACAAATAATGAAAACCACCAAACGCATGATAAGCAATCTCAATATGGAATCTAGGCATCCAGCTGCATTAAATATTTGGAGGGAAAGTTTTAGCGCCTATGATAGTAGTCTTAGTCAACTACATCAGAATTGTCTTCTCTTAAAGATACAAGTGgtcttaaacaaataaataataaataatgaccTTGCATGGTAGCATTTAGACAAATTAGATTCAAATCTTATTCATGAAGCTTTCAGGAATAAAAGACAGCACTTTATGCCATAAGGCTAGAATATAGCCGTATTCTTACCTTTCCAATCTTCTTGTTGCGTTtctggtttttgttttcttcccttCACCACCCTTCAAAAGGGTGCTCCTTAACAAGGATGAACTTCTCATAGATTCATGTAAGCTCCAGAAAATTTGAACAGTTATTTTGCAACTTTTCTAGTCAAATTTTGAAGGGACATTTTGGGGTGTCTATAAATGAATGAGAACAGGATTGATTCATGTGTAGGACGGATTCAACAAAGCTATGGTCTAAATGGTGATTGGAACTCTGAGTTTGGAAATTGTTCTAGTCAATATTTTGATATGAGACAGGCTTCAAATATGGGAACTAGCAATCAGCCACTTGCCATGGCAAGTGGTGGAGGAGTGGAACAAGAACCAAACATAGGCCAAACCAAATCATCTAGCAGCATTATAAGCCGTTTTGAGTCACCAGCTTCAGCCTTTTATGCAACAGAAATGTGCATGGGTGGTTTCCCACAATATGATAGCCAAATTGGTAATAATCTCTCTTTGATGTCTCAGTCCTCTAAGTTTAGTAATATGGAATTCCCTTTGTATCAATCTCCCAGGCAAAGCCTTTTCATGGCTTCATTAGCAAACCAACCTCCCCCCAACTTTGACTTGTCAAATCCCTTGCAAGAAATTCTCAAATCTCATTTGAATAGTGATCAATGTGTTAGATCTCCTGAAGACTCTAATAAAATCCCATATGGGGATTTTCCTGGCAGCAATTTTCTTCCAATTGAACAACATAAGTTTTTCATTGATGATGCTATCTCAACTGGTATAAGCCCTTCAATTCCTTCTAAAGGAAATCAGGATCAATCAGTAAGTTTTTTTGCCAAccacatatttaattttgtccGTTGTTCATTCCTTGATTGGCTTATGTTGTTACTGCATCCTTTGTGTAGGTTTCTTGTGGCCCATTCAATTTACCTTCTGCACAGCTTAGCTTCTCTTCTCAGCAAGAGATGCTTTCTCCAACAGGTAGCATGTCAACTACTT is a genomic window containing:
- the LOC114368262 gene encoding CBL-interacting serine/threonine-protein kinase 5-like, translated to MAAEEVPVVKGALPFGVSFRPIVFIAKVTSGATLNTSGQHENLMTMYNKVLRVEFEFPPWFLPESKKLISKIVVADPAKRTTISAITRMSWFWKGFSSFFAPDLCQLEKQEALTITEEENNFKMPKFFNAFEFISSMSSRFNLSRMFESKRKTTTMFTLKCSTAVIVAKIAVATWGLRFRVAKVKDFKIRLKGATKGRKKRQAVTVEVFEVAPEVTFATKTMEGEGSYYNRYPKQISIV
- the LOC114367273 gene encoding myb family transcription factor PHL5-like isoform X1 translates to MNENRIDSCVGRIQQSYGLNGDWNSEFGNCSSQYFDMRQASNMGTSNQPLAMASGGGVEQEPNIGQTKSSSSIISRFESPASAFYATEMCMGGFPQYDSQIGNNLSLMSQSSKFSNMEFPLYQSPRQSLFMASLANQPPPNFDLSNPLQEILKSHLNSDQCVRSPEDSNKIPYGDFPGSNFLPIEQHKFFIDDAISTGISPSIPSKGNQDQSVSCGPFNLPSAQLSFSSQQEMLSPTGSMSTTSGNSNSNGPVVSSKTRIRWTQELHEKFVECVNRLGGAEKATPKAILRLMDSDGLTIFHVKSHLQKYRIAKFMPQPTQGKSDKRTNVENVHLDVKTGLQIKEALQLQLDVQRRLHEQLEIQRKLQLRIEEQGKQLKMMFDQQQKTSNGHLITENNDRPISSKDVLVSTSDGSENSLFSTNIS
- the LOC114367273 gene encoding myb family transcription factor PHL5-like isoform X2; its protein translation is MNENRIDSCVGRIQQSYGLNGDWNSEFGNCSSQYFDMRQASNMGTSNQPLAMASGGGVEQEPNIGQTKSSSSIISRFESPASAFYATEMCMGGFPQYDSQIGNNLSLMSQSSKFSNMEFPLYQSPRQSLFMASLANQPPPNFDLSNPLQEILKSHLNSDQCVRSPEDSNKIPYGDFPGSNFLPIEQHKFFIDDAISTGISPSIPSKGNQDQSVSCGPFNLPSAQLSFSSQQEMLSPTEATPKAILRLMDSDGLTIFHVKSHLQKYRIAKFMPQPTQGKSDKRTNVENVHLDVKTGLQIKEALQLQLDVQRRLHEQLEIQRKLQLRIEEQGKQLKMMFDQQQKTSNGHLITENNDRPISSKDVLVSTSDGSENSLFSTNIS